In one Nicotiana sylvestris chromosome 8, ASM39365v2, whole genome shotgun sequence genomic region, the following are encoded:
- the LOC138875851 gene encoding uncharacterized protein, translating to MSGYAKFMKHLVTKKRSIDCETIKMTRQVSAIVHSMAPKLEDPDAFTIPCTIRSADFAKALCDLGASINLMPYSVLWVLVDYEVSIILGRPFLAIGKDLVDVEAGELTLRVGDEKVVFHMCKSLKQPNSTEVCSFVDLVTEVIVDDTNTMINVEDPLEVALLNLDVNEDEGRLEWINSLHGIGSYSYEPRKLSLDLENRKTPPTKPSIEEPPILDLKPLPPHLRCEFLGPSSTLPVILSSCLTNVQVDATLAVL from the exons ATGTCGGGTTACGCCAAGTTCATGAAACACTTGGTGACTAAAAAGAGATCCAtagattgtgagaccatcaaaatgactcgccaagtaagtgcaattgtgcactcgatggctccaaaACTTGAAGATCCCGACGCTTTCACTATTCCATGCACCATTAGGAGTGCAGATTTCGCAAAGGCAttgtgtgacttgggagctagcaTCAATTTAATGCCTTACTCTGTCTTGTGGGTATTG gttgattatgaggtttcgatcatattgggaagacctttcctcgCAATTGGGAAGGACTTAGTTGATGTCGAAGCAGGGGAGCTCACCTtacgggtgggtgatgagaaagtggtctttcatatgTGCAAATCACTGAAGCAACCCAACAGTAcggaagtgtgctcttttgtggatcttgtcacggaagtgatagttgatgatactaacacaatgatcaatgtggaggaccctctagaagtggcattgttgaaccttgatgtcaatgaggatgaaggccggTTGGAGTGGATCAATTCTTTGCATGGAAtaggctcttactcttatgagcctcgtaagctctctttggatcttgagaatagaaagaccccaccaacaaagccctcaattgaggaacctcctaTTTTGGATTTGaagccgttgcctccacacctcaggtgtGAATTCTTAGgtcctagttcaactttgccagttattctttcctcttgtcttactaacgtgcaggtagatgccacattgGCAGTGCTCTAA